In Macaca fascicularis isolate 582-1 chromosome 12, T2T-MFA8v1.1, the genomic stretch gtggtggcgcatgcctgtaatcccaactactcaggaggctgaggcaggagacttgcttgaacccagaaggtggaggttgcagtgagctgagatcatgccactgcactccagcttgggtgacagggggagactccatctcaaaaaaaaaaaaaaaaaaaaaaaaaaaaggtgaaaggaGGTGGCAGGAAGTCCGAATCAGAGAGAGGTGGGAAGACGTTACACTGCTGGCTTAGAAGATGGAGCAAGAGGGTACATGCCAAAGAATGAAAGTGGCCTCCAGatgctggaaaagacaaggaaacaaaaTCTCCCCTAAAGCCTCAAGAAGGAATTCAGCTCTGCTGACATCCAGAACAGTAAGATAATAAatctgtatttgtgtgtgtgtgtgtgcgtgcttgtgtgtatgcatgcatgtgtgtgtgtctgtgtggagatggggtctcactatattggccaggctggtctcgaactcctgggctcaagtgatcctcctgcctcggcctccccaagtactggaattacaggtgtgagccaccacatctggccaatctgtattgttttaagccaccataAGTTTCTGGCAATTTATTACAGCAACAATAGGAAGCGAATGCAGGGCTGGATTGAGTCCATGGATGTGTTCTGTTGCACCTGCCACATGGTGTTTTGGAAATCTGTTAGTGCTACCTAATAGTACAGATTCTTAGCTTCCCTTTGGGGAGAAACAACACCCAGAAGATCTGGCAACAATTCTCAGTATTTCTTGGTGACAGAAATCAGCTGGAACTGCCCAGAGGCCACCTTCTTCAAATGGGTAAGGAGCCCGGCAGTATTCCATCAACCCATCCGCTTTATTTCCTCACTCTACCAGCCTGACTGCCTTATCATGTGGATAGGATCGAAAGTTCATCTACATTTCATCTACATTCTACATAAAAGAAtggccttggccaggcacggtggctcatgcctgtaatcccagcactttgggaggctgaggcaggtggatcacctgaggtcagaagttcgaggcgagcctggccaacatggtgagacccccatctctaccaaaaacataaaaaattagccgggcgtggtggtgtgcacttgtaattccagctacttgggaggctgaggcaggagaatcgcttgaacctgggaggcaggggttgcagtgagctgagatcgcaccactgcactccagttggggcgatagagcaagactccatctccaaaaaaaaaaaaaaaaaaaaagaaaacaaaagaaaagaaagaatagtctttaACTTACTCAAATGTATAAATGAGAAATTAGGGGGCAGGAATGGGAAGATAAAAGGAACATGTGCACAAATGGAAACCTTTTTATCTTGGACTTTATAACATAACACACCATATCTACATGCACTCTGAGCTCTTAAAACCTCACAGAGTTTACCTGCAAAAGGTGGTCCCAGCAACGCAGAGATGCCATTAGCACAGATGATGATGCCGTAGGCATTGGCCAGGTGTTCAATGCCAACCAAGTCTTCAGTCACTACGGGCATTAGGGAGAAATAACCACTGGAAAACCCTATCAGTGCGCAGATGACCGCCAGGCCAGCGTACGTGTGCATCAACGGCAGAATAAAAATACTGAGGACAAGGGTGAAGTTGGCCAACAGGAAGACGTTCCAAACACTGATGCAAGGTAAGTCGGCTATGACGCCCAGGATCACTTTTCCGAAGATGTGAACTATTGCTATAATTGACGTCAGAGGGAAAATGTCGTTTTGCTCCGATAAGTTATACAAATTGACGATTTCTGGGAGGTGAATGAAGGGGATGACAAAGCTGCTGTATGCAAACAAAGCCCAGAAAATAAAGGCTACAAACATTCGATTTGTAAATAGAGAGGCTGTCCCAAAGTAGCCCGAGTACCAGTCCTCGAAGCCCTTCCTGACTCTCATGGTGAGCCAGCTGAGCGTCTTCAGAATCCGGAGAGCCCACATGTTCTTCCTGTGCCCGGCCCGATCGGGGCACTCCTGGGCTTGCAGGTCGCCGAGGGTCTCCTCGTTCCCGGGCCCACCATCCTTCTCTTCTGTTCTTCCCTGCTGTCCAGCTGACTTCACAGATTCCGTGGAGTGCGCTGGCAGGACGCGCAGATCTTTCTCTCCTGGGTCGTTTGGGTTTTTCCCAGGAGAGAGGGGCCTCATGAGcgccccacacacacacaggtttaaGGAAACGGCACCTTGGATCAGCATGGCATTCCTCCAGCCGTACTCTGCGCACAGGTACTTCAGCAGCACAGTCATCAGGAACGTACCGAATCCGGTTCCCGTGGTGCTGAGGCCCTGGGCGAGGGCGCGTCTCTTCTGGAAATACCTGCCCACCATGACCACCGCGGGCAGGTAGGCCATCCCGCTGCCCAGGCCTGCACAGGCCGACAGGGGAAGAAAAGACACGGTGCAACATCAGTGGCCATATCCAGAATTTGCAGCAAAGATCACTTGCATTTCCTTAATTAGCATCTATTTACGCTTTTTTATTTCTGACAAAGCTGTAACagtgattatttaaaaagcaGCCCCCAGGGATAAGCGGCAGGAAGACCATCCAGCCAAGCAGGTTTCTAGCCCGCCATTTTTCCCAACAGGCTTTGCGGCACAAGTGCCTCCAATAACAAAATGGAGCCGCATTCTCACATCAGAAAAATATAAGCTCCAGGCAGGCAAGACCATGTATTTTCACCAATGGTATGCCCAGGACTGCCCAGAACAGACAGCATGTGCTTAGCAAGTTGCTGGGAGAATGAATGGCTCCTCTGAGGACCTCTGCTGTCTTTAGCCTCCCCTGATTGCACTATGTGTCCAGACACCCCAACCTGGTTCCTTAGTCTCAGCAAAAGGAGTGTTTATTTCCTCACCTATAACACAAAAACCTCAGTGCTAGCCCTATTATTGGACGATTATAGGGAAGAGTTTCTAATGTACTCAGGGAAAatacctgactttttttttttttttttttttgagacagggacttactctgttgcccaggctggaatgcagtggtgcaatcacagctcatggcaTCCTCGAACTCcgcaggctcaggtgatcctcccacctcagtctcccaagtagctgggactatcaccgggtgtggctaatttttgtattttttgtagacacgtggtttcaccatgttgcctaagctggtctcaaactccttggctcatgcGATTCACCTGCtttggactctcaaagtgctgggattataggtgtgagccactgctcttggccaacatctgacatttttaaagaaccGTTTTCACCAGAGGAATATGTTCTAGTGATCTATTGCACAATATGGTGACTGTACTTAGTAATAATATATTGTAGATTTTTCAAATTGCTAaatgtagattttaaatgttctcatcacaagtatgtgaggtgatggatatgtcaaTTAGCCTTATTCAATCATTctacaatatatacatgtatcagaaCATCACATTTGactccacaaatatttaccatcatCAATTATgactaaaatagaaatattaaaaatgtattatgtataaTGAGCGAAAAAAAGAACTGTTATCAGGTCCTTCAATCAATGGTTTTTAAACTATGCTTCAGAGGATACAGAAGTGCtttatgtgtgtatctgtatagATATATATTACAAGAAGCAACTTGGGATTTATATGGACAGTAGGTTATTATGTTCACTTTCTCCTATCAAAAGATACATACTTAAacttatatgttttatatatatgtgtgtgtgtgtgtatatatatgtataaccaCATTTACCtattagctaacatttactgagcactttgCTTAGTGCTTTATACAAATTATGTCATTTAGCGGTTTCAACAACCATGTAAACTAAGCTCTTCATtatacccattttgcagataaggaaactgaggtgtaagtaggttaaataacttgcccaaagtcatacagataataacaatgaaaaaagaaaagccagaattCCAAGCTAACTTTAAACTCTTATGCTAACACATTCATTGTAGCTCTGTACTCAAAAAGAATGTCAAACTGGAGATtcagtttatttaaaatgcaattgtACAAGTAATTACTCATCTGTGTGAATCACACTACCTGTTGATAAAGGAAATTGTGGCTGGGAATATATTTTGCATAATGGATATGCAGATTGTGGTGCCTGGCAGCCAATATTAACCTCTTCACGGGGGAATGACAACCTAACTGTACTCTAGATTTGCTTCTTAGTCTCTACCTATATGTGTGGTGTATGCTATTTTATGAATTTGAATAGGGCTAAAAGAGTAAATGATTAtaaggccgggtgctgtggctcatgcctgtaatcccagcactttgggaggccaaggcgggcagatcacctgaggttgggagtttgagaccagcctgaccaatgtggagaaaccccgtctctactaaaaatacaaaattagctgggcatggtggtgcatgcctgtaatcccagctacctgggagacagaggcgggagaattgcttgaacccaggaggtggaggttgcagtgagccgagattgtgccattacactccagcctgggcaacaagagcgaaactccatctcaaaaaaaaaaaaaagagcaaatgatTATTAAAGAGTAAATGAATGTTATTGATTTCCttagtctttgtttttttaatgtttacttatctatttatgttttttcttttctattttcacacaggaggctttattattattatttttattgagacagagtcttactcggtcaaccaggctggagtgcagtggcgcaatcttggctcacagcaacctctgcctcctgggttgaaacTATTCTCATACCTAAGCctgctgaggagctgggattacaggcatgtgccaccacacttggctaattttttttttttttttcttgtatttttagtagagatggggtttcaccatgttggccaggctggtcttgaactcctggcctcaagtgatctgcccgccttggccttccaaagtgttgggattacaggcataagctactgccCCTGGCCTATTATTTAGTTTATTTCCCACACCACACCGATGTAATTTCCTTAATCTTTGGTCCATTCACTTAAGTCAACATTACtggcttccttttcctctccctcacTGGAGATAGCACTGGCATTTAGAACCAGGCATGGAAATAGAATTTGATTCTATTAGGGAGGCCAAGTATTGTTGCTGGGTGGGCTTCCCCCACTTAAGgcatattaaaatgtaatgttaaaatgtatttcctGGAGTGTAGGGAGGGGTTGGGGTGAAGTGGGATAGAGGAAACAGAACAGAATGTTTTAATGGGTCTCTTCTCCACAATTAAATCCACTGCCAAGATgtcttataaaacatttaaaatcgaGTTTAAAAAAAGCCACATGCTTACCAGCTGCCACTCCAAAAGTAATGAAGAGATAATGCACGTTTGCAGCGTAGGCACTCAACACCCAGCCCAGGGAATTGACGAGCCCTCCAATGATCGCAGTCTGGCGGCACCCACAGGTGTTAATGAACAAGCCGATGAAAGGGCCTGTCACAGAGCATTGGAAAAGGAATTGACTAAAGGCGCTTCAGTTTCATTCTTTCTCATAAATCTTCATGTGAAGACACATAATAAAATGTTACTAGAGctgttaaatgaaacaaaaagccccCATTGCTTTATATGCCAAACATTTTTAGCATGCAAAGATGATTTTAAGTAATTTCATCAGAGAGCAAAGGTTCTAGGTTTTCAAGAAAGGCAGACCTGAAATAAATAGACGTTCATTCTTTCGTCTACAACAAAACCAGTGGTCTAGGAGCTATCTCTAGCCTGTGGATGCGTTTTGTCGATCCCATACAAAGTCTAAAAAATGTCTGGAATTAGTTGCTGATGTTTAAAAA encodes the following:
- the SLC16A14 gene encoding monocarboxylate transporter 14 isoform X2; amino-acid sequence: MYTSHEDIGYDFEDDPKDKKTLKPHPNIDGGWAWMMVLSSFFVHILIMGSQMALGVLNVEWLEEFHQSRGLTAWVSSLSMGITLIVGPFIGLFINTCGCRQTAIIGGLVNSLGWVLSAYAANVHYLFITFGVAAGLGSGMAYLPAVVMVGRYFQKRRALAQGLSTTGTGFGTFLMTVLLKYLCAEYGWRNAMLIQGAVSLNLCVCGALMRPLSPGKNPNDPGEKDLRVLPAHSTESVKSAGQQGRTEEKDGGPGNEETLGDLQAQECPDRAGHRKNMWALRILKTLSWLTMRVRKGFEDWYSGYFGTASLFTNRMFVAFIFWALFAYSSFVIPFIHLPEIVNLYNLSEQNDIFPLTSIIAIVHIFGKVILGVIADLPCISVWNVFLLANFTLVLSIFILPLMHTYAGLAVICALIGFSSGYFSLMPVVTEDLVGIEHLANAYGIIICANGISALLGPPFAEKRNISGC
- the SLC16A14 gene encoding monocarboxylate transporter 14 isoform X1 is translated as MYTSHEDIGYDFEDDPKDKKTLKPHPNIDGGWAWMMVLSSFFVHILIMGSQMALGVLNVEWLEEFHQSRGLTAWVSSLSMGITLIVGPFIGLFINTCGCRQTAIIGGLVNSLGWVLSAYAANVHYLFITFGVAAGLGSGMAYLPAVVMVGRYFQKRRALAQGLSTTGTGFGTFLMTVLLKYLCAEYGWRNAMLIQGAVSLNLCVCGALMRPLSPGKNPNDPGEKDLRVLPAHSTESVKSAGQQGRTEEKDGGPGNEETLGDLQAQECPDRAGHRKNMWALRILKTLSWLTMRVRKGFEDWYSGYFGTASLFTNRMFVAFIFWALFAYSSFVIPFIHLPEIVNLYNLSEQNDIFPLTSIIAIVHIFGKVILGVIADLPCISVWNVFLLANFTLVLSIFILPLMHTYAGLAVICALIGFSSGYFSLMPVVTEDLVGIEHLANAYGIIICANGISALLGPPFAGWIYDITQKYDFSFYICGLLYMIGILFLLIQPCIRIVEQSRRKYMDGAHV
- the SLC16A14 gene encoding monocarboxylate transporter 14 isoform X3, which produces MTIPHCPFIGLFINTCGCRQTAIIGGLVNSLGWVLSAYAANVHYLFITFGVAAGLGSGMAYLPAVVMVGRYFQKRRALAQGLSTTGTGFGTFLMTVLLKYLCAEYGWRNAMLIQGAVSLNLCVCGALMRPLSPGKNPNDPGEKDLRVLPAHSTESVKSAGQQGRTEEKDGGPGNEETLGDLQAQECPDRAGHRKNMWALRILKTLSWLTMRVRKGFEDWYSGYFGTASLFTNRMFVAFIFWALFAYSSFVIPFIHLPEIVNLYNLSEQNDIFPLTSIIAIVHIFGKVILGVIADLPCISVWNVFLLANFTLVLSIFILPLMHTYAGLAVICALIGFSSGYFSLMPVVTEDLVGIEHLANAYGIIICANGISALLGPPFAGWIYDITQKYDFSFYICGLLYMIGILFLLIQPCIRIVEQSRRKYMDGAHV
- the SLC16A14 gene encoding monocarboxylate transporter 14 isoform X4, producing MAYLPAVVMVGRYFQKRRALAQGLSTTGTGFGTFLMTVLLKYLCAEYGWRNAMLIQGAVSLNLCVCGALMRPLSPGKNPNDPGEKDLRVLPAHSTESVKSAGQQGRTEEKDGGPGNEETLGDLQAQECPDRAGHRKNMWALRILKTLSWLTMRVRKGFEDWYSGYFGTASLFTNRMFVAFIFWALFAYSSFVIPFIHLPEIVNLYNLSEQNDIFPLTSIIAIVHIFGKVILGVIADLPCISVWNVFLLANFTLVLSIFILPLMHTYAGLAVICALIGFSSGYFSLMPVVTEDLVGIEHLANAYGIIICANGISALLGPPFAGWIYDITQKYDFSFYICGLLYMIGILFLLIQPCIRIVEQSRRKYMDGAHV